Genomic window (Thermodesulfobacteriota bacterium):
CGGCGTCGAACCGGAGCTGGCCTCCGGAGGAGGCGGTGACGTAGGTCGTATTGAAGTTGATGAGCCGAGGGACGGTGGTCACTCCGTGCGGATCGTGACAGGTGGTGCAGGCGGTCGTCCGGGTGACGACGTGAAGGTTGTGTCTGGTGAAACTGACATCGCTCAGGATGCTGGTCCGGCTGTGGCACTTGTAACACAACGCGTAGACGGCCGAACTCTCCCCCTGGAAATCGGTCAGCTCCTGCCGCCGCTCCAGCAGCGGGACATAATCCGAGCCGTGCGGCCCCGTCGGCCCCGGGCCGACGTGACCCCCCACGCCCCTGTTGTTGCTGTGGCATGCGGTGCAGGTGATCTGCGCGGCGGTCGTGTATGGAGAGATCAGGCTCGGCACGACGGGGTTTTTACCCGTCGTTATCACGGGGTGGTACGACGCGTTGGACGTCGCGAACGCAAGACGGGTGTTGGTCTGCACGAACTGCCGGGGGACGCGCGCCGGGCCGCGGTTGACGCTGTCGGCGTGGCAGCGGAAACAGAGCTCGTACTGATATGTGATCGGGTCGACGGCGGTGCCCGACGCGTTGACCCCCCTGACCCCCTTAAGCAGGCCGGACGCCGTGATCGACTCGATCCCATGCGCCGGAACGTGGCAGTCCGTGCAGTGGTTGATCCTGGCCGCATGCGGGTTGTGGCAGTCCACGCAGGTGACGTGACGCGGCGGGTTCACCAGGTCCTCCGACGGATCGTGCAGGCCGGAAGTCGTGGACACCGGATGCACGCTGACCTTGTTGAATTCCGCCTGGATGTTGCGGAGCACGACGTTGCCGTTGTGGCACGAGTAACAGTTCTGCTCATTGCCGGGGAAATTCAACAACCGCTGCCCCGTGCCCGCATTGTGCGGCGTGTGGCAGTTTTCGCAGCCGTTTCCGACGATCGTCGTCTCCTCCGTGTGCGGCCACGGATCGGGCGGCTGCCCGTTCCAGGTGCTGCCGCCGTGCCCGCCGCTGGCCGTCTTGTGGATCCCGGCGCTCCAATACGTCTTGTTGTGGCAGGTCGTGCACAGGGCCGAGGCGGAGTTGCTCATCACCCGGAACTTCCCGTACTGGTCGTTGTGCGGATCGTGACAGGAGGTGCACTGAAGCTCGCCATTCTCGTCGAGCCGCACCCGTCCGGTGAGCGTGGACGGATTGTAGAGCTGTCCGTTGGCCGCGGCCAGTCCCGCGTCGTAGGTGAAGGAGACCGGGTGGTCGTCCGACAGGTCGGTTCCCAGCCGCGTCGCCCCCGGGGGGATGACGCCGATCCCGCCCTGCATCGGAATCGGCGCACCGCGGCTGCGAATCGAGCCGAGCGCGACCGTGCCGTCGTGGCAGGAGAGGCACAGCTTGGACGCCCCGGTGGGTTGGCCCGGGCGGGAGATCGCCGTGGAGCTGCCGTACGGGATGTAGGTCGCTCCCGAGCTGTACCGGTTCCACAGCGGCGCCACGCTCGCACCATAGTGCGGGGTATGGCAGAAGATGCAGATCTCCGTTTCGGTCCCCGCCTTAACCGAGCCCGGGCCGCCGGCGGAGAGGTTGTGCCTGGAGGAAACGATGCCGACTCCGGACGCCGGCAGCGGCGGCAAGATCGATAGCCCCATCAAGGCCGACAGCACCAGGCAAAGCCTGAGCCGCAGGCCCGAAGGTCCCCCGTTTCCCATGTTCTTCACGGTTTCCCCACGTATTGGAACTGTTGAACTCGGCAGTTGTACGAGTCCGCCACGTAGATCTCGTTGTTCCGGCCGATCGCAACGCCTGCGGGCATCCAGAATTCGCCTTCTTCCGACCCGGCTCTTCCCACGTCGAGAAGGAAGCGGCCCTTTTCGTCGAAGATCTGAAGGTTGTCGTACAAGGCGTCGGCGACATACACGTTCCCGAAACCGTCGACCGCCACGCCCTTGGGTCGGCTGAAATGCCCGGAGCCGTCGCCCATGCCGCCGATCACGTTCAGGAACCTTCCGTCGGCGTCGAATACCTGCACCCGGGAGTTCATCGAGTCGGTCACGTACAGCCGCCCCTTTGCGTCGCTCGAAAGATGCGTCGGGAAATTGAATTCCCCCGGTTCCACGCCGCGCCGTCCGAACCGGGCGAGAAATTTACCGGCCATGTCGAAGACCGCGACCGCATGGGCTTGCGCGTCGGCCACGTACAGCTTTTCGCCGGCGATCGCCAGTCCCGAAGGCCGCTCGAGCTCCGCCTGGATCCGGATCCGCAGATTCCCTTGGGTGTCGAACGCCAATACGGACGCCAGCCCCGAGTCGGCCACATAAAAGATCCCGTTTCTTTTTACGACGGCGACCGGGGCGACGAACCGGAGTTTCCCGATCTCTTCGAAGCGTCGGTAACGATTCCCGCCAAGGTCGAAAAAGCTGACGGCGCCGACGCCGGTATCCGTGACGCAGAGGTTTCCGTCCTCGTCGAGGGCTATGCCGAACGGCTTCACCAGGGGTTCCGTCCCGTCGCGGCCCCCCGTGAGGAAGTTGGCGACCCTCCGGAAGAACGACGGGCGCATACCCAGGTCGCCCGGCGCCGCGACGCTCCGCACGTACACCACGCGCGCATCGGCGGGGGGCGGCGGCCAGACGCGCTGGAGCCGATCGGTTCCCGTCCCGTCCGGCTTGACGGACGGCGCGGCGCACCCGGAGATCGCCGCGGCCAGCAGGACGGCCCATGCGAAATGTCGGATCCGGTTCGACCGCATCATAACGACCGCTTCATGCGCAGGAAGTAGTAGTGCCTCACATGCCGTTCGCCTCGCAACGTTTCATCCAGGAATTCGTAACCCGCGTTAGCGGTCAGTTGCCCATAAGCGAAATCGAGCGCCGTACGCACCGTCTTCTGGTCCTGGTCGAGACTCCGTCCCCGTTCGCGGCGCTTCCCCCCTTCCAGGGAGAAGAAAAGGGATGAGGCGACCCGCGCCCTGAATCGGCCGATGGAACTTGAAGTTCGCTGCGTGAGGCCGTCCTCGGGGTAGGTCGTCCTGCTCTCCGTGAAGTCGAATGTCAGAGTGGAGCTCTTCGTGGGTTCGAATGAAAGCGATTCGAACGCCCGCATGGCCCTGTACGGTGACAGGTTGGACCGGTAATCCTCATATTCCGCACCCGCGCGCAGCCAGCGCCAAAGCGTCTCCGCACCGACGACCCGGTCCGAGATGTCCTGGAGGACGAGGGATTCGCCGCCGGAAATGGACAAGACGCTGATGCGCCCGTAAAGCGAAAGGAGGCGGTCGTACAGATCCAGTCGGACCCGTCCGGAGCGGAACAGAGTGGAAAACGCGTCCGATGGCGGGGCGGCGGCGGTATAGTCCACCAACACGGCGCCCCCGTTGGGGATCCGGCCTCCGGAGACGCGGCGGATCTCGGTCTGCGCCCCCAGCGGCAGGATTACGTAGTCCAGCGTCTCCGTGAAAGGGAATCCCGCGGGGTCGGTGACCGAGCTTACTCGGAGTACGTTCGACTGGATCAGGAATGTGGGGATTCCGTCGGTGAGCGTGTGCGCCTCGTCCAGGACCGGGAGAACCGCACCGGTGGTTTCGCGATCCTCGCGATCGAGACGGACGGCTACCCCCAAGGAAAGCCGGCTCCTGGCTGGAAGCCGCTTGGTATAGCTTTCGTCCACCCCTGCGCCGTACCGCGTCGATAGAAACGTGGTGTCGGGGCTGTCGGACCGGATCCTCGATCCGTGGAGATCCAGGGCGGAGGTCAAGCTTTCGTATAGCTGATGGCGCACCAAGGCGCCTCCTTCGTGCAGATCGCTGTCCACCGGGCCGGACGTGCGCCGATCGAAGGAGTAACGATAATTGCCCGTCAGGTTCCGGGAGTGCTTCGATTCGAAGTCTTCCCGCAGCGTCAGGCTTCGCGTGTCGATCGTGCTGCCGTCCAACCGGTGGTAATACAGCGCGGAACGCAGCCTGTTCCGATCGCCCTTGCCCCAGGTCTCCGCGTCGGACAGGTTGAAGGTATATTCGGTGCCCGATACGGTGGGACTTCCTTCCTGTTCGCGGCGGAAATCGTCGCTCTGATACGTGAATTCGGTGCTGCCCGTCTTCCCCCGCTCGTTGTGCGCGGTAAACGTGAAGAGTTCCTCGTCGTTGCTCGAATTGCCGTTACGCAGGCCGGTCACGTCCTCTTCCAGGCGGGAATAGCCCAGGCGGAACGGCGCCGGCCCTGTCGAGTAGCCGGTGTTGCCGCCGAAGCGTTGGGCGTCCACCCGGGCGCGGCTGAAGAAATCGAAATCCTGGTAGGTGATGTCCTTCTCCGCGAACAGGCTCGTCGCGTACGGCTTCGCGCGCAGAATGGCGGCGCCCCCATGATACCGTTGGAGGGACTTCGTGCTTCGGCTCGTGCCCCCGGGCGGATCGAGCGTGAGCTCCTGCCGACTGAGCCCCCCCTCCGCCTTCAAGTTGAACTCCAGAAGGTTCGGGTGATAGACCGAACCGCGCAACCCCAGCCCGAGGACCGGTTCGACATACAGGTAATTCCGCTCGTTCGTCTCGCCCTGGACCTCGCGTTTTTCCCGCTGTCCCTCGACGTCCACTTTCATGTACGCCTCATCCGGCCGAAGGCGAAACCACCGAGGCTCTTCCACAACGGCTGCAAACCGCGCCGCCTGGGCGCCCGAAACGGTCCCGAAAAAAAAAACCGCCGCCAGCCAACCCCGCAGAACGTGTGGCAGCCGGCCGATGCTCATCGGGCGGCGGGAGCGGGAAAGTCTGCGGGGGCACGGGGTGCGCCGGTTTTAATGAAAAGCCGGTTGCCGCCGCCGTGCGGATCGTGGCATGCCTGGCAGAGGGCGGTCCCGCTCGCGGCATGCGCCGGGGCGCTCGCCAGGTCCTTTTCGTCGTGGCACTCCCGGCAGACATGCTGTCCCTTGCGCGTCAGCAGGTGCTTCTCGGCCGATTCGTGGGGGTTGTGGCAACCCAGGCAGGAGCCGTCCTCCGCCGGCGCATGCCGGAACTTCGCTTCGGCGAAAAGGTTCCGGTGGCACAATAGGCAAATCTCGCCTGTCTTGCCGCGCAATTTATGGGAAAACTTCGACTCGTGACACGCATCGCATCGGCGGTCGCGGTACGGGGGATGCACCACCTTTTCGGGAGCGGCTTTCGCGGCGGGAAAGGCGGCGGGGGCGGCTTTCGGAGGCGCCGAGGCGACCGGTTGCCCGGCGCCGGCGGGGCTTTCCGTCTTCTCCGGCGGGACGCCGTCGAAGAAGAAGGTCAGCCATTCCCGTTTCGTGTGCGCGCCGCAGGCGGCCAGCAGCAACGTTCCCAAGATCGCTCCGGTGGCCATCGTCGCTCGCATCCAGCGCATCCCCTGCATGCGGTTCCAGGTGTCTACTTCTTGCCGCCAAACCCAAACACGCTCACCTTCCGGTCGCCGTACTGGTTGGTGACGATCACGAGATACTCCACCTGGAAGCCCGGAGCGGCATAGGACCGGAACAGGCCGACGTGGTCGTAGTCGATCACTACCTTGGCGGGCAGGTTCAGCCCCACCGGGCTGCCTTCCGGCTCGCCGAAGAACAGCAGGAGCTTCCCTTCGGCGTCGAAGATCTGGACCACCTGAGCTGCCGCGTCCACCACGTAGACGCGGCCCTCGCGATCCACGGCCACCCCCTTGGGGCGGGCGAATTCGCCGGGGGAATCGCCCATGCGGCCGAAGCTTCGCAGGAACTTCCCGTCGGGATCGTACTGCTGCACGCGGAACGCCCCGATGTCGGTCACGTACAGACGCCGCTGCGCATCGACCGCCAGGTTGACGGGGGCGTACAGCTTGGCCTGCGGGTCCGCCGCGGCGGGGTCGGCGGGGATCGAGAACAACAGCTTGCGCGTGGCCTTGTCGTACACCCGCACGCGGTTGTTTTTCATGTCGGCCACGTACAGCCGGTCCCCCGCAATCGCCACGTCGGTCGGCTTCATTTCGTCGACCGCGTCCACGGACGCCGCTTCGGTTTGCGGCGGCGCCTTCGAGTGCGCCTTGGCCGCCCTGAGAACCTTCTCTCCGATCGCGCCCAGGTACCGGTCGTCGGCGGCGAAGATCACCACCTGGCCGCGCCCCGTGTCGGCCACGTACCGCGTGCCGTCGTGATCCACGGCGATATTCACCGGGGTCCGAAGGGACGCTTCCCTGGCGGGCGTAAAGTAACGGAACTGCTTCTTCTGCAGGTCCAGGATCTCGATCGCCTGGACCCCCGTATCGCAGACGTACAGCATGCCGTCCCGCAGCGCGACCCCGTACGGTTTACCGATCGGCTTGTCGGGGGGCGCCTTCCCCACGACGAAGGAGGCGAACTTCCCCGGCCCTCCCCCCAGGTCCTGCTCGCTGGAGAAGCTCGTAAGATACTGAAGACGCGCCGCTTCCGGCGGCGGCGGGAAGAAAATGTCCGTCCTGGGCTTGGAAACCGGCGTCGTCGCGCAGCCGGCAAACAGGATGAGCAGGCCCGCGCCGGCTGCCAGTTGCCGTGCCCTCTTATTTATATCCAGCGACATGGATATTCCTTTCCGGCAATTCATTTGTTCTGGTGGCAGTGGAGACAGATGGCCGAGCCGGCAACGGTCTTCCGCAGGAACTTGGTCAGGGTGTCGCTGTGCGCGTTGTGGCAGGAACCGCACTCCACCCTGCCGTTATAGAATCGCAGCTCCCCTCCGATCGGCTGCGGAGGAGAATGGTGGCCTCCCGAGTGGCACGTCGTACAGATCGGAGTCGGATTCATCGTCTGGTGGTCCCAAAGAACACCGACGGGGTGATCGTCCGACAGGTCGATCCCCAGGTTTCTGCTTCCCGGCGTTCCCGGGTCGCCCGGCATTATGTTCGATCCCGTCCGGCTCCCGTAGGCGTCGATCGCCACCGTCCCGTCGTGGCAGCTCAGGCACGATTTCGAGGCGTTTCCCGGCTGCTCGGGGATCTCGTCCATGGTGGGGCTGCCGTAAAGTACGTATGTGGCGGTGGCCGACGCATGATTCCAGAGAGGAGCAAGCTGCTGCGCCCTTGCGGTGTGGGGTGTATGGCAGAAGACGCAGATCTCGTCCGTCCCCCAGCCCCGGCCGGACAGATCGTGGGCCGTTCCTACGATCGATCCCGCGAAAGACATAGGCGGAGGGAGAAGGATCCCCACCAGGAGGAGAGCGAAAGCCCACGCATGCATCGTCGTCGGGTACGGTTTCACGGTCTTTATTTTGCGTGGCACGTCAGGCAGATTTCCGAGCCGGCCAGCGGTCTGCGCAGCATCTTCGGGTTCGAATACTTCAAATGAGGCTCGTGGCACGTGGCGCATTCCATATAGCGGTTGTGGTAAGTCCCATAGAAGGGCATTCCGTCGGGGTCCAGGGAGGTGTGACATTCCAGCGTGCAGCAGTGTTCGGAGCCGGGGCCGGTGGGGCAGGTCTGGTGAACCCATTGGATGCCCACCGGATGGTCGTCGCTGAGATCGATTCCCAGGTTCGGGCTGCCCGGGATGCCTGGAGTTCCCGGCATGAGATTCGTTCCCGTTCGGCTCCCGTAGGAGTCGATCGCCACCGACCCGTCGTGGCAGCTCAGGCACGATTTCGAGGCGTTCCCCGGCTGGCCAACCGGTACGTTCATGGTGGGGCTGCTGTACAGCGTGTACGTGGCAACAGTCGTCGCGTGGTTCCAGAGCGGTGCGAGCTGCGGGGTCTTGGCGTTGTGCGGCGTGTGGCAGAAAACGCAGATCTCGTCCGTCCCATAGCCCCTGGCGGAGAAGTCATGCATGGACCCGGTGATCGTCGCGAGGGACGAGGCCGAAAATAGCATCGATGCGGCGACCCCCGCAACCCGCACCAATATCCGACGAGGCTTGCTCACCGGTTCACCTCCTTTGCGTCCTGCTTCCTCTTCTGTTTCAGAGCGACACACAGGCATCCGCCGGTTTCTATTTCAGCGGATGCCTGTGTGTCCGTCTCATTGTCGCTTCCCTGATATGCCGGAGCAGATCGCCTCCTCTCCGGTTACTTGTTGTGGCAGTTCAAACACAATGCACTCGCTGCGTTGGCGGCCCGCAGGAATGGGGCATGGGCGTTATTGTGTACATCGTGGCAGGAGCCGCACTCCATCTGATCATTGCCTGTGCCGTAGAGCGGAAGTTGTAGCGTGCCTACTTTTCCCGAGGAAGGCGTATACAGCCCGGTGTCCGTGGTGGGCCAGGTGAATGAGATCGGATGGTCATCGGCAAGGGTATTGCTGCGTCCAACCGTGTTATCCCCCGTCATATAATTCGATCCTGTCCGGGCCCCGTAGGAGTCGATGGCCGTCACGCCGTCGTGGCAGCTCAGGCAGGCTTTCGAAACGCCCACCGGCTGCCCGAGGGGCCCCGCGTCCAGGGTGGTGCTGGTGTACAGGGTGTACGAAGTTGATGTGCGGGCCCCGTGATTCCAGAGCGGAATGATCTGTTCGGCTTTAGCGTTGTGCGGCGTATGGCAGAAGACGCAGATCTGGTCCGTGCCCCAGCCTTTACCCGACAGGTCGTGGGCGGTGGTCGCGATCCCTGCCATGGAGCTGGCCGGGACCAGCGCCAGCGCCGCGGCTACGGCGATGAGTATCAAAGTCTTTTTCACTTTCTTCCCCTCCTTCCTTTTTTATCCGGTTGCCTTCAACGATTCCGTTCGCGCCTCCTTCTCCGGTTTCCCCCCTCCTCTCGGAAAATTATTTTTTCTTCCGACGCTGAACGCATCCTGTAAGCCGCATAAGCAGCAATCGGTGTGCCATGAATAAACAACTGTCGATACGGCAACTTGCGGGCGACGCTCCGGCGGACGTGTTCCGGTTCTGAGGCAGGCCGTCGGGGGATTCTTCAAGTTTTTCCGATGTGTCCGGGTGCACCAGAAATGGGGCACCCGGTGCGGCGCGGAAGGCGGTCTTCTCCGGTTATTCAGAAGAGATCAGGGATTCCGCGGATCGTGGCGGCCGGCATCCGATGGGAGAGAACCTGCGGCGGGGGGGAAGATGTCCCGGATTCTCAGGCCGAGCGCGGATTCGATGTTTCTTTGCAGGTGCATGAAGTCGAACGGCTTCGGAAGAAACGCGTAAGCGCCGAGGGATGCGGCGAGATCGGCGTTTCCGCGGGTATCTTCGCAGGAGAAGAGGATGGCGACGGGTTTGCCGGGGTGCGTCGCGACCCGCTTCAGCGTTTCCC
Coding sequences:
- a CDS encoding cytochrome c3 family protein, with the translated sequence MGNGGPSGLRLRLCLVLSALMGLSILPPLPASGVGIVSSRHNLSAGGPGSVKAGTETEICIFCHTPHYGASVAPLWNRYSSGATYIPYGSSTAISRPGQPTGASKLCLSCHDGTVALGSIRSRGAPIPMQGGIGVIPPGATRLGTDLSDDHPVSFTYDAGLAAANGQLYNPSTLTGRVRLDENGELQCTSCHDPHNDQYGKFRVMSNSASALCTTCHNKTYWSAGIHKTASGGHGGSTWNGQPPDPWPHTEETTIVGNGCENCHTPHNAGTGQRLLNFPGNEQNCYSCHNGNVVLRNIQAEFNKVSVHPVSTTSGLHDPSEDLVNPPRHVTCVDCHNPHAARINHCTDCHVPAHGIESITASGLLKGVRGVNASGTAVDPITYQYELCFRCHADSVNRGPARVPRQFVQTNTRLAFATSNASYHPVITTGKNPVVPSLISPYTTAAQITCTACHSNNRGVGGHVGPGPTGPHGSDYVPLLERRQELTDFQGESSAVYALCYKCHSRTSILSDVSFTRHNLHVVTRTTACTTCHDPHGVTTVPRLINFNTTYVTASSGGQLRFDA
- a CDS encoding 6-bladed beta-propeller, whose amino-acid sequence is MMRSNRIRHFAWAVLLAAAISGCAAPSVKPDGTGTDRLQRVWPPPPADARVVYVRSVAAPGDLGMRPSFFRRVANFLTGGRDGTEPLVKPFGIALDEDGNLCVTDTGVGAVSFFDLGGNRYRRFEEIGKLRFVAPVAVVKRNGIFYVADSGLASVLAFDTQGNLRIRIQAELERPSGLAIAGEKLYVADAQAHAVAVFDMAGKFLARFGRRGVEPGEFNFPTHLSSDAKGRLYVTDSMNSRVQVFDADGRFLNVIGGMGDGSGHFSRPKGVAVDGFGNVYVADALYDNLQIFDEKGRFLLDVGRAGSEEGEFWMPAGVAIGRNNEIYVADSYNCRVQQFQYVGKP
- a CDS encoding cytochrome c3 family protein; its protein translation is MRATMATGAILGTLLLAACGAHTKREWLTFFFDGVPPEKTESPAGAGQPVASAPPKAAPAAFPAAKAAPEKVVHPPYRDRRCDACHESKFSHKLRGKTGEICLLCHRNLFAEAKFRHAPAEDGSCLGCHNPHESAEKHLLTRKGQHVCRECHDEKDLASAPAHAASGTALCQACHDPHGGGNRLFIKTGAPRAPADFPAPAAR
- a CDS encoding 6-bladed beta-propeller translates to MSLDINKRARQLAAGAGLLILFAGCATTPVSKPRTDIFFPPPPEAARLQYLTSFSSEQDLGGGPGKFASFVVGKAPPDKPIGKPYGVALRDGMLYVCDTGVQAIEILDLQKKQFRYFTPAREASLRTPVNIAVDHDGTRYVADTGRGQVVIFAADDRYLGAIGEKVLRAAKAHSKAPPQTEAASVDAVDEMKPTDVAIAGDRLYVADMKNNRVRVYDKATRKLLFSIPADPAAADPQAKLYAPVNLAVDAQRRLYVTDIGAFRVQQYDPDGKFLRSFGRMGDSPGEFARPKGVAVDREGRVYVVDAAAQVVQIFDAEGKLLLFFGEPEGSPVGLNLPAKVVIDYDHVGLFRSYAAPGFQVEYLVIVTNQYGDRKVSVFGFGGKK
- a CDS encoding cytochrome c3 family protein, yielding MPRKIKTVKPYPTTMHAWAFALLLVGILLPPPMSFAGSIVGTAHDLSGRGWGTDEICVFCHTPHTARAQQLAPLWNHASATATYVLYGSPTMDEIPEQPGNASKSCLSCHDGTVAIDAYGSRTGSNIMPGDPGTPGSRNLGIDLSDDHPVGVLWDHQTMNPTPICTTCHSGGHHSPPQPIGGELRFYNGRVECGSCHNAHSDTLTKFLRKTVAGSAICLHCHQNK
- a CDS encoding cytochrome c3 family protein, with the protein product MSKPRRILVRVAGVAASMLFSASSLATITGSMHDFSARGYGTDEICVFCHTPHNAKTPQLAPLWNHATTVATYTLYSSPTMNVPVGQPGNASKSCLSCHDGSVAIDSYGSRTGTNLMPGTPGIPGSPNLGIDLSDDHPVGIQWVHQTCPTGPGSEHCCTLECHTSLDPDGMPFYGTYHNRYMECATCHEPHLKYSNPKMLRRPLAGSEICLTCHAK
- a CDS encoding cytochrome c3 family protein, which codes for MKKTLILIAVAAALALVPASSMAGIATTAHDLSGKGWGTDQICVFCHTPHNAKAEQIIPLWNHGARTSTSYTLYTSTTLDAGPLGQPVGVSKACLSCHDGVTAIDSYGARTGSNYMTGDNTVGRSNTLADDHPISFTWPTTDTGLYTPSSGKVGTLQLPLYGTGNDQMECGSCHDVHNNAHAPFLRAANAASALCLNCHNK
- a CDS encoding response regulator; amino-acid sequence: MVKVLVVDDDSRYRAIIERVLSRTCQFAVTSAATERQAWETLEHDDFDLVLLDLYIEGQKSWETLKRVATHPGKPVAILFSCEDTRGNADLAASLGAYAFLPKPFDFMHLQRNIESALGLRIRDIFPPAAGSLPSDAGRHDPRNP